The segment GTGCGTGCCTGCTCGGTGTGAACGGGAATATCATCATCGCCCACGGACGCAGTAAGGCCAAGACCATTAAAAACGCCATCGGCATTGCCAAGCATATGGCTGAAGAAGATATAGCACGGGTAATCAAGGAGGAAATTCATGAGCAAACCAGTGGAAGTAAATGACAGCAACTTTGACCAGATGGTGTTGCAGTCGAAAACGCCGGTGCTGGTCGATTTCTGGGCGGCATGGTGCGGGCCCTGCCGTATGGTGGCACCGCTTGTTGAAGAGCTGGCCGGTGAGTACGAGGGCAAGGTAACCATGGTCAAGCTTAACGTTGATGAGAATCCACAGATAGCCAGCCAGTACGGTATCATGAGCATCCCGACGCTGCTCGTATTCAAGGATGGAGCACCGGTATCGAACATCGTTGGCTTCAGACCGAAAGCGGAGCTGCAGCGAAGCCTTGACGCTGTCCTTTAACCATTGGGCAGGAATAAGTGATTATCAAGGAGGGCGAGGTTGGCGATAAAGCGGGAGTATGACGTGGTCATTATTGGGGGTGGTCCTGCCGGGCTCACCGCCGGTATTTATACGGCCAGAGCAAGGCTGAAAAGCCTGCTTATCGAGAGAGGGGCCACGGGCGGCTTGATAGTCAATGCCGGTGTGGTGGAAAACTATCCCGGCTTTCCCGATGGTATCAACGGCCTGGAACTGGCGGAAGCCATGCACCAGCAGGCAGTGAAGTTTGGTCTGGAGACGTTAACCGCTGACGTAACCGGTCTTGAGTTGAAAGATGAGCGGAGGGTGGTGAAGACGAGCGAGGGGGACGTTGCTGCCAGAGCGGTCATCGTCGCTGGCGGCTCTGACCGGGTCAAGCTGGGAGTCCCCGGGGAAGAAGAATTCACCGGTCGGGGGGTGGCCTATTGTGCCATCTGCGATGGCTATTTCTATCGAGATGTCCCGGTGGCGGTGGTGGGCGGCGGCAACGCCGCCGTAAACGAAGCCCTGGAACTCACCAAGTTCGCCTCCAGGGTTACCATAATCCACCGCCGTGAGGAACTGCGCGCCACCAAGATACTGCAGGAAAGAGCCTTCGCCGAGCCGAAAATAGAATTCTCGTGGAATACGGTGGTTGAGGCTGTTGAAGGGGAGGATACTGTAAAAAAACTCAGGTTGAAAAATGTGCAGAACGGAGAAAAATCCACCCTTGACATATCCGGCGTCTTTATGGCCGTTGGTTTCAGGCCAAATACAGGATACTTGAAAAGCGTTCTTACCCTGGCTGACGACGGCACCGTAATCACCAACGAAAAAATGGAGACCGCCGTGCCGGGAATTTTTGCCGCCGGTGACATAAGGTCGAGTTCAATACGGCAGGTTGCCGCTGCGGTGGGGGACGGTTCGGTGGCGGCGATATATGCGGAGAGATATATCGCCGCCAAATAAAATATTATCCCTCTTCTTGGTGGGCATTACTGGGTTAAAGTATAATTGGAGCAAGGAGATAGCTGATGAAGGTCGTTTTCATTGAAGATGTGCCCAATGTGGCCGAAGTCGGAGAAATCAAGGACGTAGCCGACGGTTACGGACGCAACTACCTCATTCCCAGGAAGCTGGCGGTACTGGCTGACGCCCGGGCAACACAAATAGTTGAAACCCGGAAGAAGAGGAAGGCCCGGATAGAGGCGGAGACCGAGGCGGAGATGCGGGAACTGGCCAAGCAGCTGGAGGGGCTGGATATAGTTATAAAAGCCAAAGCGGGAACCAAAGACAG is part of the Chloroflexota bacterium genome and harbors:
- the trxA gene encoding thioredoxin is translated as MSKPVEVNDSNFDQMVLQSKTPVLVDFWAAWCGPCRMVAPLVEELAGEYEGKVTMVKLNVDENPQIASQYGIMSIPTLLVFKDGAPVSNIVGFRPKAELQRSLDAVL
- the trxB gene encoding thioredoxin-disulfide reductase; the encoded protein is MKREYDVVIIGGGPAGLTAGIYTARARLKSLLIERGATGGLIVNAGVVENYPGFPDGINGLELAEAMHQQAVKFGLETLTADVTGLELKDERRVVKTSEGDVAARAVIVAGGSDRVKLGVPGEEEFTGRGVAYCAICDGYFYRDVPVAVVGGGNAAVNEALELTKFASRVTIIHRREELRATKILQERAFAEPKIEFSWNTVVEAVEGEDTVKKLRLKNVQNGEKSTLDISGVFMAVGFRPNTGYLKSVLTLADDGTVITNEKMETAVPGIFAAGDIRSSSIRQVAAAVGDGSVAAIYAERYIAAK